A window of Terriglobia bacterium genomic DNA:
AGGACCCACCGCCTCGCCGTTCCACTGGGTGGAGATCGCTTGCCATTGAGCCCCTCTCCAGAACTCCGTCCCCCAATCGGCCTTAACAGGCGGCTTCTCATTCGCCCACCGGCATTCAAGGACTCGCGAGGGGTCTGCGGTAGGTGTACTCATCATGGCTGGCAGAATCTCAAAAATGCCGGGCAATCAGGCAAAGGGTTTTCAGGTTGATGGGGAGGGATTATATAGGAGGACTCGGCGTGTTGCGAGGATTTTCCTTAACAATTACGCTGGAATATGGGAATCTGTCTGGAAGCACTGGTGGGCGCTATAGGACTCGAACCTATGACCTCTCCCGTGTGAAGGGAACGCTCTACCAACTGAGCTAAGCGCCCCAAGGCGGCGATTAAGCTAACAAACTTTCCCACGAGCGTCAACGAGTAAAAGCGAAAACAAGCATCTCGCGGCGGGATGGGCGAGATCCTCCGGAGCCCTCACTTGGACCCGAATCATGATCGCGACGTCGATATCCTGGAGAGAATCCAGGCGCTCCAGCGATCCATTGCCACCGTCATCCGGGGAAAAGATGAAGCCATCCGCTTTTCCGTGGTGGCTTTGCTGGCCGGCGGACATCTCTTGTTGGAAGACGTTCCGGGGGTTGGGAAGACGACCCTCGCCCACGCCATGGCACGCTCCTTCAACTGCACTTTCCAGAGAATCCAATTCACGAGCGACCTGCTCCCCTCCGACATCATCGGAATTTCGATTTACAATCAGGCCACACGAACCTTCGAGTTTAAAGCGGGCCCTCTCTTTGCGAATGTGGTCTTGGCCGACGAGATCAACCGCACCACTCCCAAGACACAGAGTTCGCTCCTCGAGGCGATGAATGAAGGTCAGGTCACGGCCGATAACCATACCTACGCGCTCCCCCGGCCGTTCATGGTCCTGGCCACCCAAAATCCGGTGGAGCACCATGGTACCTACCCGCTCCCGGAATCACAGCTGGATCGGTTTTTGATGCGAATCACAATGGGCTATCCAAGAACCAGCAGCGAAAAAGAAATCCTCCTCAGCCAGTCCCGCAATCATCCCCTGGAGGATTTGACGCCTGTCCTGAATGCTGAAGAGGTGTTGGCCATCCAGGAGCGCGTGCGGTGCGTCACGGTGGACGAAGCGCTCGTGGATTATGTCCTGCGGATTGTTCAGAGCACCCGCTCCCATGAACACCTCTCGCTGGGCGTGAGCCCGCGCGGTTCGTTGTCCCTCTACCGGGCGGCCCAGGCGCTGGCCCTGGTGGAAGG
This region includes:
- a CDS encoding MoxR family ATPase; protein product: MGEILRSPHLDPNHDRDVDILERIQALQRSIATVIRGKDEAIRFSVVALLAGGHLLLEDVPGVGKTTLAHAMARSFNCTFQRIQFTSDLLPSDIIGISIYNQATRTFEFKAGPLFANVVLADEINRTTPKTQSSLLEAMNEGQVTADNHTYALPRPFMVLATQNPVEHHGTYPLPESQLDRFLMRITMGYPRTSSEKEILLSQSRNHPLEDLTPVLNAEEVLAIQERVRCVTVDEALVDYVLRIVQSTRSHEHLSLGVSPRGSLSLYRAAQALALVEGRGYVLPDDIKRLVKPVFAHRMTVNSKFSSTLKKIEQAELILDEIIESLEVPL